The following proteins are encoded in a genomic region of Paenibacillus sp. FSL H3-0469:
- the nadA gene encoding quinolinate synthase NadA, translating into MEALALERKQEQNRELRVRLEQLKKERNAIILAHYYQRDEIQEVADFRGDSFLLAQKAAETEADVIVFCGVHFMGESAKILAPNKTVLIPDERAGCPMADMVNVDGLRKLKAQHPGAKVVTYINSSAEIKAETDICCTSANAVKVIESLDAEEIIWVPDKNLGQYVQDQTGKKLIIWEGYCNTHDMLTVKDVMEMRAKYPEAEFVVHPECRPEVVAMGDYVGSTTSILEYCRKSDRRQFIVGTEDGTGYQLRLDSPDKEFHFATKFLVCPNMKVNNLKKLVKCLETMKPQIYVPPAVADKARTSLERMLQVR; encoded by the coding sequence GTGGAAGCTCTGGCGCTTGAGCGCAAGCAGGAACAGAATCGTGAACTTCGTGTGCGCCTCGAACAGCTTAAGAAGGAACGGAATGCTATTATTCTGGCTCATTATTATCAGCGTGATGAAATTCAGGAAGTTGCCGATTTCCGGGGAGACTCTTTTTTGCTGGCCCAGAAGGCAGCGGAGACAGAGGCAGATGTAATCGTATTCTGCGGCGTTCATTTCATGGGGGAAAGTGCCAAGATTCTGGCGCCGAACAAGACGGTCCTGATTCCTGACGAACGTGCGGGTTGCCCGATGGCTGACATGGTCAATGTGGATGGGCTGCGGAAACTGAAGGCGCAGCATCCGGGTGCGAAGGTAGTAACCTATATCAATTCCTCGGCAGAGATTAAGGCGGAGACAGATATTTGCTGCACCTCAGCGAATGCGGTGAAGGTGATCGAATCGCTCGATGCTGAAGAAATTATCTGGGTGCCCGACAAGAATCTGGGTCAATATGTGCAGGATCAGACCGGCAAGAAGCTGATTATCTGGGAGGGCTATTGCAATACTCATGACATGCTTACTGTCAAAGATGTGATGGAGATGAGAGCCAAATACCCGGAAGCTGAATTTGTTGTACATCCCGAATGCCGCCCGGAAGTCGTGGCAATGGGGGATTATGTAGGCAGCACTACCTCAATTCTGGAATATTGCCGGAAATCGGACCGCCGGCAGTTTATTGTGGGTACTGAGGATGGAACCGGGTATCAGCTGCGGCTGGACAGCCCGGATAAGGAGTTTCATTTTGCCACCAAATTCCTGGTGTGTCCTAATATGAAGGTTAACAATCTGAAGAAGCTGGTCAAATGCCTGGAGACAATGAAGCCGCAGATCTATGTACCGCCTGCAGTCGCCGACAAAGCCAGAACATCCCTAGAGCGCATGCTACAAGTCCGGTAG
- the nadB gene encoding L-aspartate oxidase, translating into MIPQYLVDFDLQGLPVVKTDCLVIGSGIAGLFTAIKASEDRKVIMITKKTVMESNTRYAQGGIAAVISEDDSPAYHRQDTLMAGAGLNSSAAVDVLVNEGPEGVRELIRLGTIFDKENGVLALTQEGAHSHRRILHANGDATGYEIVRALAEQAAGHENIETWDDHYVIDLITEGGECLGALVQRPDGGRLFLQADATILCSGGAGQLYRYTTNPEVATGDGVAIAYRAGAHIRDMEFIQFHPTALSYPGAPRFLISEAVRGEGAVLRNINGERFMERYHELQELAPRDIVARAIVSEMELTKSTFVYLDITHEPADMVKHRFPTIYATCMSYGLDITSDWIPVAPAAHYMMGGVKTDLSGESTVARLFACGEVSSTGVQGANRLASNSLSEAVVFGRRIIERIRQLPPLDRDNLPSAYHQARVEAPAQAIVERRLKLQKAMVRYAGLRRNQEMLNKGLDEIKRQLPIFKTRLTTREEYEFANMLTCCLLITESALAREESRGAHYREDYPLRSDAQWQKHLLQIRELGIVEELSDDV; encoded by the coding sequence ATGATTCCACAATATTTGGTTGATTTTGATCTTCAGGGACTTCCTGTAGTTAAGACAGACTGCCTGGTCATTGGTTCCGGTATTGCCGGGTTATTCACAGCAATTAAGGCCAGCGAAGACCGGAAGGTTATTATGATTACGAAGAAGACCGTAATGGAGAGTAACACACGGTATGCTCAGGGGGGAATTGCTGCCGTGATTTCGGAGGATGATTCGCCGGCGTATCACCGTCAGGATACCCTCATGGCCGGTGCAGGATTGAACTCCTCTGCGGCTGTGGATGTGCTGGTCAATGAAGGACCGGAGGGCGTCCGCGAGCTGATCCGGCTTGGCACTATTTTCGATAAAGAGAATGGAGTACTGGCCTTAACCCAGGAGGGGGCACATAGCCACCGCCGTATTTTACATGCAAATGGGGATGCTACAGGATATGAGATTGTCCGCGCACTCGCTGAACAGGCTGCGGGGCATGAGAATATTGAGACCTGGGATGACCATTATGTCATTGACCTGATTACGGAGGGCGGAGAGTGTCTGGGAGCGCTTGTACAGCGGCCTGACGGCGGACGGTTGTTCCTGCAGGCAGATGCAACAATCCTATGCTCCGGCGGAGCAGGACAGCTATACCGTTACACGACCAATCCTGAGGTGGCCACCGGAGATGGAGTAGCTATTGCCTACCGTGCCGGTGCCCATATCCGGGATATGGAGTTCATCCAGTTTCATCCGACAGCACTCAGCTATCCTGGCGCTCCGCGCTTTCTGATCTCTGAGGCTGTGCGGGGAGAAGGGGCGGTCCTGCGGAACATTAACGGTGAGCGGTTCATGGAACGTTATCATGAGCTGCAGGAGCTGGCCCCGCGGGATATTGTTGCCCGAGCCATTGTAAGCGAGATGGAATTGACCAAATCAACCTTTGTCTATCTGGATATTACGCATGAACCGGCGGATATGGTTAAACACCGCTTCCCGACCATTTATGCGACCTGCATGAGCTACGGGCTGGATATTACAAGTGACTGGATTCCGGTGGCTCCTGCTGCGCATTATATGATGGGGGGCGTGAAGACCGACCTGAGTGGAGAGAGCACAGTTGCCCGCCTGTTTGCCTGTGGTGAGGTATCATCTACTGGTGTGCAGGGAGCTAACCGGCTGGCCAGCAACTCCTTGTCGGAAGCCGTTGTGTTCGGCCGCCGGATTATTGAACGCATCCGCCAGCTTCCGCCGCTTGACCGGGATAACCTGCCCTCAGCCTATCATCAGGCAAGGGTGGAAGCTCCTGCACAGGCGATTGTAGAACGGCGGCTCAAGCTGCAAAAGGCTATGGTGCGGTATGCCGGACTGCGGCGGAACCAGGAAATGCTGAATAAAGGCCTGGATGAGATAAAGCGCCAGCTGCCGATTTTTAAGACCAGACTGACAACACGGGAAGAATACGAGTTCGCCAATATGCTTACATGCTGTCTGCTGATCACCGAATCGGCCCTGGCAAGGGAGGAGAGCCGCGGTGCACATTATCGTGAGGATTATCCGCTGCGCAGTGACGCACAATGGCAGAAGCATCTGCTCCAGATTCGCGAACTTGGAATAGTGGAGGAATTAAGTGATGATGTTTAA
- the nadC gene encoding carboxylating nicotinate-nucleotide diphosphorylase, which produces MMFNGYNEDLLKAIKGWLQEDVGSGDITTRTTIPAGHESKGIIHAKEDGIICGIPVAELVFEVVDPGLVFTAMVQEGQAVSKGTVIAEVEGSTHAILTGERLALNLMQRLSGVASRTASFVEKLQGLPTRLVDTRKTTPGHRMLEKYAVRIGGGANHRYGLYDAVMIKDNHIKGAGGIRQAVGRARANIPHTMTIEVETESLEQVEEALAAGADIIMLDNMSPEQMAEAVRRIRTKAKHVTIEASGNVSLETVRGIAESGVDVISVGRLTYSFASLDISLDLNAKKEGTL; this is translated from the coding sequence ATGATGTTTAACGGATACAATGAAGACCTGCTTAAGGCTATTAAGGGCTGGCTGCAGGAAGATGTCGGCTCTGGGGATATTACTACCCGTACAACCATACCCGCAGGGCATGAGTCCAAGGGAATTATCCATGCTAAGGAGGACGGGATTATTTGTGGAATCCCCGTGGCCGAGCTGGTGTTCGAGGTCGTTGATCCTGGTCTCGTATTCACGGCAATGGTCCAGGAAGGACAAGCTGTCTCCAAGGGCACTGTGATTGCCGAGGTAGAAGGCAGTACCCATGCCATCCTGACTGGTGAACGGCTTGCCCTCAACTTGATGCAGCGGTTATCCGGTGTGGCTTCGCGCACGGCTTCTTTTGTTGAGAAGCTTCAAGGGCTGCCGACCCGCCTGGTGGATACCCGCAAGACCACGCCGGGCCACCGGATGCTGGAGAAATATGCAGTCCGCATAGGCGGCGGAGCCAACCACCGTTACGGTCTGTATGATGCTGTAATGATTAAGGATAATCATATCAAGGGGGCCGGCGGCATCCGTCAGGCAGTAGGGCGTGCACGTGCTAATATCCCGCACACCATGACCATTGAAGTAGAGACGGAGAGTCTGGAGCAGGTGGAGGAAGCGCTCGCGGCCGGAGCGGATATTATTATGCTCGATAACATGTCTCCTGAGCAGATGGCTGAAGCCGTGAGAAGAATTCGGACCAAGGCGAAGCATGTCACCATTGAGGCATCGGGCAATGTATCTCTGGAGACGGTCCGGGGCATTGCTGAATCGGGAGTGGATGTGATTTCGGTAGGACGTCTAACATATTCCTTCGCCAGTCTCGATATCAGCCTGGATCTGAACGCCAAGAAGGAGGGAACCCTCTGA
- a CDS encoding type III pantothenate kinase, whose protein sequence is MILVVDIGNTNIVLGVYRGSELLHHFRLSTARGSTVDEYGVMIHNLFSMSNLSFRDVEGVIISSVVPPLVQVIVEMCVKFIGKDPLLVGPGIKTGLNLRYENPREVGADRIVNAVAAIEQYKCPLVVVDFGTATTFDCIDAGANYLGGAIVPGLGISTEALYLRASKLPRIELEKPKKVIGRNTVHAMQAGIIFGYAGQVEGIVRRIKQEMNAPVLKVIATGGLASLIASETECIDEVNPMLTLEGLRIIYNRNK, encoded by the coding sequence ATGATACTTGTCGTTGATATCGGTAATACGAACATCGTGCTGGGCGTCTACCGGGGCAGTGAGCTGCTGCACCATTTCCGGCTGAGCACTGCCCGCGGGTCCACTGTCGATGAATACGGTGTGATGATTCATAATCTGTTCAGCATGTCGAATCTGTCGTTCAGGGATGTCGAGGGGGTTATCATCTCTTCGGTTGTTCCGCCGCTCGTACAGGTCATCGTGGAGATGTGTGTCAAATTTATCGGCAAGGACCCGCTGCTGGTGGGACCCGGTATCAAAACCGGGCTTAATCTGCGTTATGAGAACCCGCGCGAAGTGGGAGCGGACCGGATTGTGAACGCCGTTGCGGCGATTGAGCAGTATAAATGTCCGCTTGTCGTCGTTGATTTCGGCACGGCAACCACCTTCGACTGCATTGATGCCGGGGCCAATTATCTGGGCGGTGCTATCGTGCCGGGTCTGGGCATTTCCACGGAGGCCCTGTATCTGCGGGCATCCAAGCTGCCCCGGATCGAGCTGGAAAAGCCGAAGAAGGTAATCGGGCGCAATACCGTACATGCGATGCAGGCAGGGATCATTTTTGGCTATGCCGGTCAGGTTGAGGGTATCGTCAGACGCATCAAGCAGGAGATGAACGCCCCCGTTCTCAAGGTTATTGCTACCGGAGGGCTGGCCTCATTGATTGCCAGTGAGACAGAATGTATCGACGAGGTTAATCCGATGCTGACGCTTGAAGGATTACGCATTATTTACAACCGTAACAAATAA
- the hslO gene encoding Hsp33 family molecular chaperone HslO has protein sequence MDNKKDRLVRGTAMNGRVRAFAVRTTELVDELRRRHDTYPTATAALGRTVTAAAIMGAMLKGQEKLAIMVKGNGPLGQITAESNALGEVRGYVHNPHVHLPSNSMGKLDVAGAVGTEGFIDVSKDLGMKEPYRGSVPIVSGELGEDFTYYFALSEQTPAAVGLGVLVETDNSVRVAGGFIIQLLPGLTDEQITEVEQAVGAMPSVTSVLDQGLEPEEMLRLLLPDAVILDELEVRFVCQCSRERIEQTLVSLGEHELERLIEEDDTAEVVCHYCNESYVFNKDELQVILDQAKS, from the coding sequence ATGGATAATAAGAAGGACCGGCTGGTCCGGGGGACGGCGATGAACGGAAGAGTCAGAGCGTTCGCTGTCCGTACCACAGAGCTTGTCGATGAATTGCGGCGCAGACATGATACGTATCCGACGGCTACGGCAGCGCTTGGACGTACGGTTACGGCCGCAGCTATCATGGGGGCCATGCTCAAGGGGCAGGAGAAACTCGCGATAATGGTCAAAGGAAACGGTCCACTCGGGCAGATTACGGCTGAATCCAATGCCCTGGGAGAAGTTCGCGGCTATGTGCACAATCCGCATGTTCATCTGCCAAGCAACAGTATGGGCAAGCTGGATGTCGCAGGGGCGGTAGGAACAGAAGGCTTCATTGATGTCAGCAAGGATCTGGGGATGAAGGAGCCGTACCGCGGCAGTGTGCCTATCGTTTCAGGAGAGCTGGGTGAGGATTTCACTTATTATTTTGCCCTCTCGGAGCAAACGCCTGCTGCTGTTGGACTTGGAGTATTGGTGGAGACCGATAATTCGGTCAGAGTTGCCGGAGGCTTTATTATTCAGCTGCTGCCCGGCCTGACCGATGAGCAAATTACCGAGGTTGAGCAAGCGGTTGGAGCCATGCCTTCGGTTACGTCCGTGCTGGATCAGGGGCTTGAGCCTGAGGAAATGCTGCGGCTGCTGCTGCCGGATGCTGTGATCCTGGATGAGCTGGAGGTCCGTTTTGTGTGTCAGTGTTCACGGGAACGGATTGAGCAGACTCTGGTCAGTCTGGGTGAGCACGAGCTGGAACGGCTGATTGAAGAAGATGATACGGCAGAGGTCGTCTGCCATTATTGTAATGAGAGCTATGTATTTAACAAGGATGAACTGCAGGTAATCCTCGATCAAGCGAAGTCTTAG
- a CDS encoding peptidylprolyl isomerase, whose product MVTRQERALRNAVILLAVATLVLGGLLFWSLRAMALLKAETAEGEASDVAAAGGQPVTEQEWIEELQKKHGEEVLLNMLNHIVVGKEAAALGITVTDEEIEQELLRGISGYSSEEQYYQQMESELGLSRQELREETAYRLTLQAIATGGITVSEAEIDDYLKQNSERFMPRKQMQLSIIQTSTYNEAGTVMDRLEQGEDFAELAREVSIDKESRQHGGSIGTVEEKDPFWPEELLETAAGLEKGDIAGPLQIDGGYAVIRLEKLIDPVKPDQEELRRMIGQQLRLEQAAPLQQVERELRAKYDTAIYIDNSLQD is encoded by the coding sequence ATGGTGACAAGACAGGAGCGCGCGCTGCGCAATGCCGTTATATTACTTGCCGTGGCAACGCTGGTACTGGGAGGATTATTATTCTGGAGCCTGCGTGCCATGGCACTGCTGAAGGCAGAGACGGCTGAAGGAGAAGCCTCGGATGTCGCTGCTGCCGGAGGCCAGCCGGTCACGGAACAGGAATGGATAGAGGAGCTTCAGAAGAAGCACGGGGAAGAAGTGCTTCTGAACATGCTCAATCATATTGTGGTGGGTAAGGAAGCCGCAGCGCTGGGAATTACGGTCACGGATGAAGAGATTGAGCAGGAACTGCTGCGCGGTATCTCCGGTTATAGCTCAGAAGAGCAGTATTATCAGCAGATGGAGTCTGAGCTTGGACTATCCCGCCAGGAGCTGCGTGAGGAGACGGCATACCGGTTGACACTCCAGGCAATAGCTACGGGCGGGATTACGGTCAGTGAAGCGGAAATTGATGATTATCTGAAGCAAAATAGCGAGAGATTCATGCCCCGCAAGCAAATGCAGCTCTCTATCATCCAGACCTCCACCTATAACGAGGCCGGTACAGTGATGGACCGCCTGGAGCAGGGGGAGGATTTTGCAGAGCTGGCCCGGGAGGTCTCGATCGACAAGGAAAGCCGCCAGCACGGCGGCAGTATCGGAACGGTCGAGGAGAAGGACCCGTTCTGGCCTGAGGAGCTGCTGGAGACAGCAGCCGGGCTTGAGAAGGGGGATATCGCAGGACCGCTGCAGATTGACGGCGGGTATGCGGTGATCCGTCTGGAGAAGCTGATCGATCCTGTGAAGCCGGACCAGGAGGAGCTGCGCCGGATGATCGGCCAGCAGCTGAGACTGGAGCAGGCAGCGCCCTTGCAGCAGGTGGAGCGTGAATTACGGGCCAAATACGATACAGCAATATATATTGACAACAGCCTGCAAGATTGA
- the cysK gene encoding cysteine synthase A produces MAKVVNSVTDLIGGTPLVRLNRIVPEGSAEIFLKLEYQNPGSSVKDRIAISIVEEAEKEGLLKPGGTIVEATSGNTGIGLALVAAAKGYKAIIVMPETMSLERRNLLRAYGAELVLTPGSEGMNGAVKKAEQILSENPDYFLAEQFKNKANVKIHRETTGPEIVEAIESVGGPLDAFIAGVGTGGTISGAGEVLKNQYPGVKIYAVEPAASPILAGGKPGPHKIQGIGANFVPEILNQDIYDEIIHVENDEAFETARRVAKEEGVLSGISSGAAVFAALKVAKELGAGKKIVVIIPSNGERYLSTPLYNFEV; encoded by the coding sequence ATGGCTAAAGTCGTCAACAGTGTAACAGATTTAATCGGTGGCACACCGCTCGTCCGCCTGAACCGGATTGTTCCGGAAGGTTCGGCAGAGATTTTCCTGAAGCTGGAATACCAGAATCCAGGCTCCAGTGTGAAAGACCGTATTGCCATCAGCATTGTAGAAGAGGCTGAGAAAGAGGGCCTGCTGAAGCCAGGTGGTACGATTGTAGAAGCGACCAGCGGAAATACAGGGATCGGCCTGGCGCTTGTGGCAGCTGCCAAAGGCTACAAGGCCATTATTGTTATGCCGGAAACGATGAGCCTTGAGCGCCGCAACCTGCTGCGCGCCTACGGCGCTGAGCTGGTATTGACTCCGGGATCGGAAGGAATGAACGGTGCGGTTAAGAAGGCTGAGCAGATTCTGAGCGAGAATCCGGACTATTTCCTTGCAGAGCAGTTCAAGAACAAGGCTAACGTGAAGATCCACCGCGAGACCACTGGACCTGAGATCGTTGAAGCGATTGAATCCGTAGGCGGCCCGCTGGATGCATTCATTGCCGGTGTTGGCACAGGCGGAACGATCAGCGGTGCCGGTGAAGTGCTGAAGAATCAATATCCGGGTGTGAAGATCTATGCGGTAGAACCTGCTGCTTCACCGATTCTGGCTGGAGGCAAACCGGGCCCGCACAAGATTCAGGGGATCGGCGCTAACTTCGTGCCAGAAATTCTGAACCAGGATATCTATGATGAGATTATTCATGTTGAGAATGATGAAGCGTTCGAAACTGCCCGCCGCGTAGCCAAGGAAGAAGGCGTGCTGTCCGGTATTTCCTCCGGTGCGGCTGTATTTGCTGCACTGAAGGTAGCGAAGGAACTGGGCGCAGGCAAGAAGATTGTTGTCATCATCCCAAGCAACGGCGAACGTTACCTGAGCACTCCGCTCTATAACTTTGAAGTATAA